From the Roseibium salinum genome, one window contains:
- the deoC gene encoding deoxyribose-phosphate aldolase → MSDLIENARRALGLVDLTNLNDDCTAEDITALTGRSVTDHGSVAAVCVWPRFVAQAVKELKGTGVKVATVVNFPDGGEDTDAVVAETRQAIADGADEIDMVMAYRALVSGRKGFAEEQIIRVKEAIPDPAILKVILETGEIKDALLIHAASNVAITAGADFLKTSTGKVPVNATLEAAEIMLTAIEEARRENPERVIGFKAAGGIRTTEEAISYLMSADKIMGRNWVAASTFRFGASGLLDALIGTIEGKQPTANQGY, encoded by the coding sequence ATGAGCGACTTGATCGAAAACGCAAGACGCGCCCTCGGGCTCGTTGACCTTACCAATCTGAACGATGACTGCACGGCCGAAGACATTACCGCTCTGACCGGCCGGTCCGTGACGGATCACGGCTCGGTAGCCGCGGTCTGTGTCTGGCCCCGCTTCGTCGCCCAGGCGGTGAAGGAGCTGAAAGGCACCGGTGTAAAGGTCGCAACCGTGGTGAATTTCCCAGATGGCGGCGAAGATACGGACGCGGTCGTCGCCGAAACCCGGCAGGCGATCGCCGACGGCGCCGACGAGATCGACATGGTGATGGCCTACAGGGCCCTCGTCTCCGGCAGGAAGGGCTTTGCGGAGGAGCAGATCATCCGCGTCAAGGAAGCCATCCCGGATCCGGCCATCTTGAAGGTCATTCTGGAGACGGGCGAGATCAAGGATGCGCTGCTGATCCACGCCGCCTCCAATGTGGCGATCACCGCCGGAGCCGACTTCCTCAAGACCTCCACGGGCAAGGTCCCGGTCAACGCGACGCTGGAAGCGGCGGAAATCATGCTGACGGCCATTGAGGAGGCGCGCCGGGAAAATCCGGAACGTGTCATCGGGTTCAAGGCGGCTGGCGGTATCAGAACGACCGAAGAGGCGATTTCCTATCTGATGTCGGCGGACAAGATCATGGGCCGCAATTGGGTCGCCGCCTCGACGTTCCGCTTTGGTGCCAGCGGTCTTCTGGACGCGCTGATCGGCACGATCGAAGGCAAGCAGCCGACGGCGAACCAGGGATACTGA